A window of the Desulfobacula toluolica Tol2 genome harbors these coding sequences:
- a CDS encoding spore photoproduct lyase family protein produces the protein MNYDVISKKFEIGAPTFERRLKAAVKVQEAGYPIRIRLDPIVPIDDWEKAYAKTIKSIFDKVLPERMTLGTLRFERGFYNMRNSIFTSGPTLPEILDQMEQMFEPKLFEGSKRPLTYGICKSPKD, from the coding sequence ATGAACTATGATGTTATCTCAAAGAAATTTGAGATCGGCGCGCCTACATTTGAAAGACGGCTCAAAGCAGCCGTAAAGGTTCAAGAGGCTGGATATCCGATACGAATCAGGCTTGACCCAATTGTTCCGATTGATGACTGGGAAAAAGCATATGCAAAAACCATTAAATCGATCTTTGACAAAGTTTTGCCTGAACGTATGACTCTTGGAACCCTTCGATTTGAAAGAGGGTTTTACAATATGCGGAATAGTATTTTCACCTCTGGTCCAACCCTGCCTGAAATATTGGATCAAATGGAACAGATGTTTGAACCCAAATTATTTGAAGGATCGAAAAGGCCTCTCACGTATGGCATCTGCAAAAGCCCAAAAGACTAA
- a CDS encoding superoxide dismutase codes for MADKINADFGGYDNFIEQFKNAGLTQFGSGWAWLVMKNNTLEIMKTSNADTPIAHGFKPLLTVDVWEHAYYLDYQNDRAGYLDVFFNNLVNWEFVNSNLV; via the coding sequence ATTGCAGACAAGATCAATGCCGATTTCGGAGGATATGACAATTTCATCGAACAGTTTAAGAATGCCGGATTGACTCAGTTCGGCAGCGGCTGGGCATGGCTGGTTATGAAAAACAACACGTTGGAGATTATGAAAACTTCAAATGCCGACACCCCCATAGCTCACGGTTTTAAGCCCCTGTTGACGGTGGATGTATGGGAACATGCATACTACCTTGACTATCAAAACGACCGAGCCGGCTACCTTGATGTCTTTTTTAACAATCTTGTCAATTGGGAGTTCGTCAATTCCAATCTCGTTTAA
- a CDS encoding MDR family oxidoreductase, translating into MVNKDTFKALVVDKAESEPSELVATVKQLTVADLPEEDVLIQVDYSTLNYKEGLGFANRNKIFRFFPMVPGVDLAGTVVESNSPDFNPGDQVILNGWSVGERYWGGYAQMARIKSDFLIPLPQGMDTRKAMSIGTAGYTAMLMVMTLEEAGVTPGSGPVIVTGATGGVGSNAVAILARLGYDVTALTRSTQASIQDYLRRIGAKEIAGGEEWTMMPSPLETQKWAGAVDNVGSKVLARVLSEMKYGGCVAACGLAGGSDLPATVMPFILRGVSLRGVDSVWCPTPRRIAAWERLVTDISDEALANINTVIPLEDVPRYAKEILAGNITGHIVIDVNA; encoded by the coding sequence ATGGTAAATAAAGATACCTTTAAGGCTCTTGTTGTAGACAAGGCGGAAAGTGAACCAAGTGAACTGGTTGCCACGGTGAAGCAGCTGACGGTTGCTGATTTGCCTGAAGAAGATGTGCTGATTCAGGTAGACTATTCCACCCTAAATTATAAAGAGGGTCTGGGATTTGCAAACCGCAACAAAATATTTCGGTTTTTCCCGATGGTGCCGGGCGTTGACCTGGCAGGAACAGTGGTTGAATCAAACTCTCCTGATTTCAACCCTGGCGACCAGGTAATCTTGAATGGATGGAGCGTGGGTGAGAGATACTGGGGCGGTTACGCTCAGATGGCCAGAATAAAATCCGATTTTTTGATTCCCCTTCCCCAAGGCATGGACACCAGGAAGGCCATGTCCATAGGGACTGCCGGTTACACAGCCATGCTAATGGTCATGACCCTGGAAGAAGCCGGGGTGACACCGGGCAGCGGTCCGGTAATTGTTACCGGTGCTACCGGCGGCGTGGGCAGCAACGCAGTGGCCATTCTTGCCAGACTGGGGTATGACGTTACTGCGCTCACAAGATCAACGCAGGCATCCATACAAGATTACTTAAGACGGATAGGAGCTAAAGAGATAGCCGGAGGTGAAGAATGGACCATGATGCCGTCACCTCTTGAAACTCAGAAATGGGCTGGTGCGGTTGACAATGTCGGCAGCAAGGTACTTGCCAGGGTATTGTCTGAAATGAAATACGGCGGATGTGTGGCCGCCTGCGGGCTGGCAGGCGGGTCTGATCTGCCGGCTACCGTAATGCCCTTTATTCTGAGGGGGGTGAGTCTGCGAGGGGTGGATTCGGTGTGGTGCCCGACTCCGAGGAGAATAGCCGCCTGGGAGAGGCTGGTAACTGATATTTCCGATGAAGCCCTGGCAAATATCAACACAGTAATTCCACTTGAAGATGTACCCAGGTATGCCAAAGAAATCCTGGCGGGTAATATTACAGGCCACATTGTGATCGACGTCAACGCATGA
- a CDS encoding hotdog family protein — MGKIEAGTKILCRVNRTLDKGDFSILHQLNWFNMSVHSNSEYAGGTWFKERSLAGPIIFTVADGLIHNADNIAEFLAGDGYEIYAYIGVDNMKITSPVMFGDTLRAEAEVVELRPTKNPERFLFVYQNRAYNQRDQQVIEYQTTMMVTKKE, encoded by the coding sequence ATGGGTAAGATAGAAGCAGGCACTAAAATTTTGTGTCGCGTAAACAGGACGCTTGATAAGGGGGATTTTTCCATCCTGCATCAGCTCAACTGGTTTAATATGTCAGTTCACAGCAATTCGGAATATGCCGGGGGAACCTGGTTCAAGGAACGCTCACTGGCAGGCCCCATAATCTTTACCGTGGCTGACGGCCTGATTCATAATGCAGATAATATTGCCGAATTTCTGGCCGGGGACGGATATGAAATTTATGCTTATATTGGTGTGGACAATATGAAGATCACGTCTCCGGTGATGTTTGGGGACACCTTGAGAGCTGAAGCAGAGGTTGTTGAGCTTCGTCCGACCAAAAATCCGGAAAGGTTCTTGTTTGTTTACCAAAACAGGGCTTACAACCAGCGTGATCAGCAGGTGATAGAATATCAAACAACAATGATGGTCACTAAAAAAGAGTAA
- a CDS encoding sigma-54-dependent transcriptional regulator — translation MASVLIVDDDPIFCAPFVGYMKKLGHQCRVAQNFSDGLGLAQEFYVDVVFLDVILPDANGLEGINNFIDAPSSPEIIIITGKSEISGAEMALKNGAWDYLEKPPSYDDVKLTLKRALQFRKNKIVFDAQDRLNTDFIIGENIKLKKCMDIVAKVIKTEGNLFITGETGTGKDLIAKAVHENSKRAAANFVTVDCTNLPDNLVESLLFGHLKGAFTGAVTHSDGLVKQADKGTLFLDEVGDLSGPAQKSILRVLQNKKYRPLGLKTEVECDFRLISATNRDLRKMVEEGRFRKDLYYRLVTYHIHLPPLRERLDDIKLLTRHYIAKICDQFGIHTKDVSRDFVETLILYDWKGNIRELISVLHSSIANAMNEHKLNPHHLPVEVRIYCRQKKMAANKSLGRGGQENLEMEDVKFPCLKEFRHLNESQYLDSLIKLSKGNIERACHLSGVSRSGLYHLLEKHQKKLKPL, via the coding sequence ATGGCCAGTGTTTTAATCGTTGACGATGATCCGATCTTTTGTGCCCCCTTTGTCGGTTACATGAAAAAACTGGGTCACCAATGCCGTGTGGCACAAAATTTTTCCGACGGGCTTGGCCTTGCACAGGAATTTTATGTGGATGTTGTTTTTCTGGATGTTATTTTGCCGGATGCCAACGGACTTGAGGGGATTAACAATTTTATTGATGCGCCCTCATCCCCTGAAATCATAATCATAACAGGAAAATCCGAGATTTCAGGCGCTGAAATGGCCCTGAAAAACGGTGCCTGGGATTATCTGGAAAAACCGCCTTCATATGACGACGTCAAGTTGACCCTCAAACGGGCCCTGCAGTTCAGGAAAAACAAAATTGTCTTTGATGCCCAGGATCGCCTGAACACGGATTTTATCATTGGTGAGAATATCAAATTAAAAAAATGCATGGATATTGTTGCAAAGGTCATAAAAACCGAAGGCAATCTCTTTATCACGGGAGAAACCGGCACCGGCAAAGACCTGATTGCAAAAGCCGTGCATGAGAACAGTAAACGGGCAGCGGCAAATTTTGTTACGGTGGATTGCACAAACCTTCCGGACAATCTGGTTGAAAGTCTTTTGTTCGGCCATTTAAAAGGCGCGTTTACAGGGGCGGTCACCCACAGTGACGGCTTGGTAAAGCAGGCGGACAAAGGAACCCTTTTTCTGGATGAGGTTGGCGATCTTTCCGGACCTGCCCAGAAATCAATTTTAAGGGTATTGCAGAATAAAAAATATCGTCCCCTTGGATTGAAAACCGAAGTGGAGTGTGATTTCCGGTTGATATCCGCCACCAACCGGGATTTAAGAAAAATGGTGGAAGAGGGGCGGTTCAGAAAAGACCTTTATTACCGGCTTGTGACCTACCATATCCACCTGCCGCCTTTGAGGGAGAGGCTGGATGACATCAAGTTGTTGACCCGGCATTATATTGCAAAAATCTGTGATCAGTTCGGAATCCATACCAAGGATGTTTCCAGGGATTTTGTAGAGACCCTTATCCTGTACGACTGGAAAGGAAACATCCGTGAATTGATCAGTGTTCTGCATTCGTCCATTGCCAATGCCATGAATGAACATAAGCTTAATCCCCATCATCTGCCGGTGGAAGTGAGAATTTATTGTCGTCAAAAAAAAATGGCTGCAAACAAGAGCCTGGGCCGGGGGGGGCAGGAAAATCTTGAGATGGAGGATGTCAAGTTTCCCTGTCTGAAAGAGTTCCGGCACCTCAATGAGTCTCAATACCTTGATTCTCTGATCAAACTGTCCAAAGGCAATATTGAAAGGGCTTGTCATCTTTCCGGGGTGTCAAGATCCGGGTTGTATCATTTGCTGGAAAAACACCAGAAAAAATTGAAACCCTTATGA
- a CDS encoding TRAP transporter substrate-binding protein produces the protein MRLRSVPLFLVFCATFFLIQPAGAQMRLTYSNFFPPTHVHSKLAERWCKEIEEQTHGEIVFNYFPASTLTRPQQTYIAVAKGVADIGMTAIAYSRGRFPVLEAIDLPMGYTSGVQATAVANQVLERFDPEELHNTEVMYLHAHGPGVIHTRNKPIHSLADLKGLKIRGTGTSGEVIAALGGTPVGQSMAETYQMLQRGVVDGSAHPVEANNGWKLGEVAKYMVQNFSSGYTTTFAVFMNQKRWHQLTPKQQEIFTRINKKYALKHGQVWDEADKKGMAFFLSKGGTVISQTNEESKRWAEKSSVLLENYIQSVAKRGIDGKVVVDFIQARLQQP, from the coding sequence ATGCGCTTACGATCGGTTCCATTGTTTCTGGTTTTCTGTGCCACTTTTTTTCTGATCCAACCGGCCGGGGCTCAGATGCGGCTGACCTATTCCAACTTTTTTCCGCCCACCCATGTTCACAGTAAGCTGGCGGAACGCTGGTGCAAAGAAATTGAAGAACAGACCCACGGCGAGATTGTATTCAACTATTTTCCGGCCTCTACCCTGACCCGGCCCCAGCAGACTTATATTGCCGTGGCAAAAGGTGTGGCGGACATCGGCATGACGGCCATCGCCTATTCCCGGGGCCGGTTTCCGGTGCTGGAAGCCATTGACCTGCCCATGGGATACACCTCCGGGGTCCAGGCTACGGCCGTGGCCAACCAGGTGCTGGAACGGTTCGATCCGGAAGAGCTGCACAATACCGAAGTAATGTATCTGCATGCCCACGGACCCGGTGTCATTCATACCCGGAACAAACCCATCCATAGCCTTGCGGATCTCAAAGGCCTGAAAATCCGGGGAACCGGCACCAGCGGGGAAGTCATCGCCGCCCTGGGCGGGACGCCTGTGGGCCAGTCCATGGCGGAAACCTATCAGATGCTCCAACGAGGCGTGGTGGACGGGTCAGCCCATCCCGTCGAAGCCAACAACGGCTGGAAACTGGGAGAAGTGGCCAAATATATGGTCCAGAACTTTTCCAGCGGATATACCACCACCTTTGCCGTGTTCATGAACCAGAAAAGATGGCATCAATTGACCCCGAAACAGCAGGAAATTTTCACACGCATCAACAAAAAATACGCACTGAAACACGGACAGGTCTGGGATGAGGCGGACAAGAAAGGCATGGCGTTTTTTCTGTCCAAAGGCGGCACCGTGATTTCCCAGACCAATGAGGAATCAAAACGCTGGGCTGAAAAATCATCGGTCCTGTTAGAAAACTATATTCAATCCGTGGCAAAAAGAGGCATTGACGGCAAAGTGGTTGTGGATTTCATCCAAGCCCGTCTGCAGCAGCCATAA
- a CDS encoding class I SAM-dependent methyltransferase, whose amino-acid sequence MKHKITCKKKDPLGTMMLDYLNGSRQACVEVESTTLDMWKMSGQVMFRTFKNMNRIERKALSLCRGKTLDIGAGSGCHSLYLQKKGRTVDALDMSPGCIEVMKKRNLPNVIHGNLFSVKNKSYDTLLMLMNGLGICGSLDGLNLFLQFIKPILAQDGQVIADSTDLASLYDPQTLSLQDEAYYGETEFIMTYKNIVGDPFEWLYIDFNTLQYYADFHGFACEKILSDKTGRYLARIFRQTRQ is encoded by the coding sequence ATGAAACACAAAATCACCTGTAAAAAAAAAGACCCGTTAGGCACAATGATGCTGGACTACCTCAATGGCAGTCGGCAGGCATGTGTTGAAGTCGAATCCACCACACTTGACATGTGGAAGATGAGCGGACAAGTCATGTTCAGAACGTTTAAAAACATGAATCGAATTGAACGCAAAGCCTTAAGCCTGTGCCGAGGCAAAACACTGGACATTGGTGCGGGAAGCGGGTGTCACAGTCTTTATCTGCAAAAAAAAGGCCGGACTGTTGATGCCCTTGACATGTCCCCGGGCTGTATTGAAGTCATGAAAAAAAGGAACCTGCCCAATGTCATCCACGGCAATCTTTTTTCAGTGAAAAACAAATCATATGATACCCTGCTGATGCTGATGAACGGCCTTGGGATTTGCGGATCACTTGATGGATTGAACCTGTTCCTGCAATTTATCAAACCCATTCTTGCCCAAGACGGCCAGGTCATTGCCGATTCCACGGATCTTGCATCCCTTTATGACCCACAAACCCTGTCCCTGCAGGATGAGGCCTATTATGGGGAAACCGAATTTATAATGACCTATAAAAACATTGTGGGAGATCCCTTTGAATGGCTCTATATTGATTTTAACACCCTGCAATATTATGCTGATTTTCATGGGTTTGCCTGTGAAAAAATTTTGTCGGATAAAACCGGCAGATACCTGGCCAGGATATTCCGGCAGACAAGACAATAA
- a CDS encoding ATP-binding protein, giving the protein MLNKKSIKPFFQSLFYSIPYQVKTLFSKIGSKLIILILAVFILSMGVLVFLATNLVTEFGEYAASVNEKNINEKTTLLLSRIMDEQAMRHENTFNKVALSSAVIAQQAGILFDQKQGFANQKSIRHHLSFYPEKNFFSNSAAETIEILYWGDTTISREIAKELDVLSNIGPLLVKVKENSPESVAIYMVAESSFTFYYPNFHFIKKLKPAQEYELKNAIWYQMAKPENNPDRKTIWTQIYQDEAGQGFMTTAVTPIYSKNGDFLGVAGIDITLDTIIKEILEKNTLAGEQGKMNTMFSFIVDTQGRIVAFPTDHLELFGLSRKEKSVAYGDVLEQNLMNSKYDQVRAIKDLITSTNKQTSRIDLNNTPILISSQIMPSTGWHLCIVIPESFILSSVNQTRNAIDSVVKKMNYRFKWVTLAFLVICVIIIVLFLSRQLIIPLNRLVFGAIRVKGGDLTVHLELTRKDEMGLLTQTFNTMVAELHKSSLREKEHTKTLEQKVKERTQEIFQKSKEQSHTLALLEKESRDRNKIQKDLLESQAKYRDIFENSVEGIFQSTPDNKLLSANPAMARIHGYDSPREMLSLVDNIELLYVYPEERRKFVRMLEKNRTVSGFEVQIFKKGTSIIWTSLSGRAVMDPNGKLLHILGSCEDITKRKQAEDAVKKASEVAEQANLAKSRFLATMSHEIRTPMNAVIGMTEMVLKTTLNKEQKKYLEVVYQSSEHLLALIDDILDISAIEAKKIDLENRPFDLNKLIKDVVSMFSNKADQQNIKLSYSIQEVPVYLNGDASRMRQILVNLINNAVKFTPKGSIQIKAAYDRDAENTSSDPLNPEKIKLLFSIKDTGIGIPEDKFDHIFKDFIQLESSLSRTYGGTGLGLAICKKLVILMGGDIWVESELSKGTTFFFTIRLNIATPEEIKALEYPASSDSVPQVNQVNQINQANRISHNSLKKCHILLAEDFEINQEVITPILEKHGFLVTIVINGEQALQAVQEKSFDLILMDVQMPVMDGLEATLKIRNLKDPLKASIPIIALTAHALKGDRERFLKAGMDEYLSKPVHSNELIRVISKLLDQQEKAVVKHPAAPEKRIDLDYALTLVGNDTDLLLTSCKAIVKYLPLKMTELNQAVSKKEYQRITRLAHSIKSAAKSVGNRKLTRIAFAMEQSGNENKAQRAVKIMPFFNLHVQKMLNELEDYILSADPDIPLS; this is encoded by the coding sequence ATGTTGAATAAAAAAAGCATCAAACCCTTTTTCCAATCATTGTTCTACTCTATTCCCTATCAAGTTAAAACCCTGTTTTCTAAAATCGGTTCCAAGCTGATCATTCTCATTTTAGCCGTGTTTATCCTGTCCATGGGCGTACTTGTTTTTCTGGCAACAAATCTTGTTACCGAATTCGGGGAATATGCCGCCTCTGTCAATGAAAAGAACATCAACGAAAAAACCACTTTGCTGTTGTCCAGGATAATGGATGAACAGGCCATGAGACATGAGAACACTTTCAATAAAGTGGCGCTGTCATCTGCTGTCATTGCACAGCAGGCAGGTATTCTGTTTGATCAAAAACAAGGATTTGCCAATCAAAAAAGCATCCGGCATCATCTGTCTTTTTATCCTGAAAAAAATTTCTTTTCAAATTCAGCCGCTGAAACCATTGAAATCCTTTATTGGGGAGACACAACCATATCCCGGGAGATTGCGAAAGAACTGGATGTGCTGTCAAACATTGGTCCGCTTCTGGTCAAGGTCAAGGAAAACAGTCCTGAATCCGTGGCCATCTATATGGTTGCTGAATCCAGCTTTACCTTTTATTATCCGAATTTTCACTTTATTAAAAAATTAAAACCGGCACAGGAATATGAACTCAAAAACGCCATCTGGTATCAAATGGCAAAGCCGGAAAACAACCCGGACCGTAAAACCATATGGACACAGATATACCAGGACGAGGCAGGCCAGGGGTTTATGACAACGGCTGTCACGCCGATCTATTCCAAAAATGGAGATTTCCTGGGTGTTGCCGGTATAGATATTACCCTGGATACGATTATCAAGGAAATCCTTGAAAAAAATACCCTGGCCGGAGAACAGGGCAAGATGAACACGATGTTTTCATTTATTGTGGATACCCAGGGCAGGATTGTGGCCTTTCCCACAGATCATCTTGAACTATTCGGACTCAGCCGGAAAGAAAAGAGCGTGGCGTACGGAGATGTTCTTGAACAAAACCTCATGAATTCAAAATATGATCAAGTAAGGGCCATTAAAGATCTCATTACATCGACAAATAAACAGACCAGCAGGATTGATCTCAACAATACTCCCATCCTGATCTCATCCCAGATCATGCCCTCAACCGGATGGCACCTTTGCATTGTAATACCGGAATCCTTTATCCTTTCATCGGTAAACCAAACCCGCAATGCCATTGATTCGGTTGTCAAAAAAATGAATTACCGGTTTAAATGGGTGACCCTTGCCTTCCTGGTGATCTGTGTGATCATTATTGTTCTTTTTTTAAGCCGACAGTTGATCATTCCTCTGAACAGACTTGTTTTTGGTGCCATACGGGTAAAAGGGGGCGATTTAACGGTTCATCTGGAACTGACAAGAAAAGATGAGATGGGACTTTTAACCCAGACCTTCAATACCATGGTTGCAGAACTTCACAAGTCAAGTCTTAGGGAAAAAGAGCATACCAAAACCCTTGAACAGAAAGTAAAAGAAAGAACCCAGGAGATCTTCCAAAAAAGCAAAGAACAGTCCCATACCCTTGCATTGCTTGAAAAAGAATCCCGGGACCGAAATAAAATTCAAAAAGACCTTTTGGAATCCCAGGCAAAATACCGTGATATTTTTGAAAACTCGGTGGAAGGAATATTTCAGTCCACACCTGACAATAAACTGTTAAGCGCCAATCCGGCCATGGCCAGAATTCATGGGTATGACTCTCCCCGGGAAATGCTTTCGCTGGTGGATAATATTGAGCTGCTTTATGTCTATCCTGAAGAACGCAGAAAATTTGTCCGGATGCTTGAAAAAAACAGAACCGTATCTGGATTTGAGGTACAAATTTTCAAAAAAGGCACCAGCATCATCTGGACCTCCCTGAGTGGCCGGGCGGTCATGGACCCAAACGGCAAGCTTCTTCACATCCTGGGTTCATGTGAAGATATAACCAAACGAAAACAGGCGGAAGATGCCGTTAAAAAAGCATCTGAAGTCGCAGAACAGGCCAACCTTGCCAAAAGCCGGTTTCTTGCAACCATGAGCCATGAAATCCGAACCCCCATGAATGCAGTGATCGGCATGACGGAAATGGTATTAAAAACGACCTTGAACAAAGAGCAGAAAAAATATCTTGAAGTGGTGTATCAATCATCAGAACATTTACTTGCGCTGATTGATGATATTCTGGATATCTCTGCCATTGAGGCAAAAAAAATTGATCTTGAAAACCGTCCTTTTGATCTTAATAAGCTGATCAAGGATGTGGTGAGCATGTTTTCAAACAAAGCAGACCAGCAGAATATAAAACTATCATACAGCATCCAGGAGGTGCCGGTTTATTTAAACGGTGATGCGTCAAGGATGCGTCAGATCCTGGTCAACCTGATCAATAATGCCGTTAAATTCACCCCAAAAGGAAGCATACAAATCAAGGCCGCCTATGACCGGGATGCTGAAAACACCTCTTCTGATCCTTTGAATCCGGAAAAAATCAAGCTCCTTTTTTCTATAAAAGATACGGGTATTGGAATTCCGGAAGACAAGTTTGACCATATTTTTAAAGATTTCATCCAATTGGAAAGCTCCCTGTCCAGAACGTATGGCGGCACAGGACTGGGACTTGCCATCTGTAAAAAACTGGTGATCCTGATGGGCGGAGATATCTGGGTGGAAAGTGAATTGTCCAAAGGAACCACCTTCTTTTTTACCATCAGGCTGAACATTGCAACACCGGAGGAGATAAAAGCGCTTGAATATCCGGCATCAAGCGATTCCGTACCCCAGGTAAATCAGGTAAATCAGATAAATCAGGCAAACCGGATCAGCCATAACTCCCTTAAAAAATGTCATATCCTTCTTGCCGAAGATTTTGAGATCAACCAGGAAGTGATTACGCCGATTCTTGAAAAACACGGGTTCCTTGTGACCATTGTTATCAATGGAGAACAAGCGCTTCAGGCGGTTCAGGAAAAATCCTTTGACCTTATTCTCATGGATGTTCAAATGCCGGTAATGGATGGTCTTGAGGCCACATTAAAGATTCGAAACCTTAAAGACCCTTTAAAGGCATCCATTCCCATTATCGCACTGACCGCCCATGCGTTGAAAGGAGACAGGGAAAGGTTTCTCAAGGCCGGTATGGATGAATATCTTTCAAAGCCCGTCCACAGCAATGAATTGATACGGGTCATTTCAAAACTGCTGGATCAGCAGGAAAAAGCCGTTGTCAAACACCCGGCCGCCCCTGAAAAACGAATAGACCTGGACTATGCGTTGACACTGGTAGGCAATGACACCGATCTTTTATTAACAAGTTGCAAAGCCATTGTAAAATACCTGCCCCTGAAAATGACGGAACTGAATCAAGCGGTTTCAAAAAAAGAGTATCAAAGGATCACACGCCTGGCCCATTCCATTAAAAGCGCTGCCAAAAGCGTTGGGAACCGGAAATTAACAAGAATAGCCTTTGCCATGGAACAGTCCGGCAATGAAAACAAGGCGCAACGGGCTGTAAAAATAATGCCTTTTTTTAATCTTCATGTGCAAAAAATGCTGAATGAACTGGAAGACTATATTCTCAGTGCTGATCCTGATATTCCCCTGTCATAA
- a CDS encoding TRAP transporter small permease — protein sequence MRQIALALNKLSNAMKLIGGIALVGMMLLTVVDVIGRFFKHPIFGSVEIVGFLATIIVAGVLPYTYKIGGHVGVEILMQTFSRKTQIWVRLITRTLTLFLFGLITWQMFLHAAELRQMGEVSMSLKFPTYYIAYILGFGLLLFSITILETICLDIVELRKGDSK from the coding sequence ATGAGACAGATTGCTCTGGCACTGAACAAACTATCCAACGCCATGAAACTTATCGGCGGCATCGCCTTGGTCGGCATGATGCTGTTGACTGTGGTGGATGTCATCGGACGGTTTTTCAAACACCCGATATTCGGATCGGTTGAAATCGTCGGGTTTCTGGCAACCATCATCGTGGCAGGGGTCCTGCCCTATACATACAAAATAGGCGGCCATGTGGGCGTTGAAATTCTGATGCAGACCTTTTCCCGAAAAACCCAAATCTGGGTCAGGCTGATCACACGGACTTTAACACTGTTTCTGTTCGGACTGATCACATGGCAGATGTTTCTGCATGCGGCGGAACTCAGACAGATGGGGGAAGTATCCATGAGCTTGAAATTCCCCACCTATTATATCGCTTATATCCTGGGTTTCGGGTTACTGCTTTTTTCCATCACCATTCTGGAAACAATTTGTCTTGATATTGTGGAACTGCGAAAAGGAGATTCAAAATGA
- a CDS encoding TRAP transporter large permease → MSPTLIGIIGIVFMLALFLTQMPVAFVMALVGYVGFSYVINIEAGLALLSLEVYETLASYDLSTIPLFIFMGQLGFNSGISKRLYDAGYKFLGNIRGGLAMATVAACTAFGAVCGSSPATAATMATIGLPEMKRYNYDDELATGSVASGGSIGMIMPPSVVLIIYGILTQQSIGALFVAGIFPALLITLLFILCIYIRCTISPEQGPPGESFSWTEKLKALMGLGETLAVFALVIVGIFIGLFTPTEAAAIGAFGVLLIALVRRQLTWQGFVNSVLEALRTSCMVMMLIVGAVILSKFLAVTRIPFEIAGWVAGLDIPAVLVMSVILIIYLIGGCFIDALALVTLTVPIFYPVVQQLGYDPVWFGVMIVMITQMGVITPPIGINVYVVYGVAQTVFRQTIPLQTIFMGVIPFMAALIVGIIILILFPQIILFLPNLLY, encoded by the coding sequence ATGAGCCCGACACTCATCGGTATTATCGGCATTGTTTTCATGCTGGCACTGTTTCTGACACAAATGCCCGTGGCATTTGTCATGGCCCTGGTGGGATATGTGGGATTCTCCTATGTCATCAATATCGAAGCTGGCCTGGCCCTGCTGTCTCTAGAAGTGTATGAAACCCTGGCTTCCTATGACCTGTCCACCATTCCTTTGTTCATTTTCATGGGCCAGCTGGGATTCAATTCAGGTATCAGCAAACGGCTGTATGACGCCGGATATAAATTTCTAGGCAATATCAGAGGTGGGCTGGCCATGGCCACGGTGGCCGCGTGTACCGCATTCGGAGCCGTGTGCGGATCCAGCCCGGCCACTGCCGCCACCATGGCCACCATCGGGCTGCCGGAAATGAAGCGGTACAATTATGACGATGAACTGGCCACCGGTTCCGTGGCCTCCGGAGGCAGCATCGGCATGATCATGCCCCCGTCCGTGGTGCTGATCATATACGGCATTTTAACCCAGCAGTCCATCGGGGCGCTGTTTGTGGCCGGCATTTTTCCGGCCTTGCTGATCACGCTGCTGTTCATTTTGTGCATTTATATCCGATGCACCATTTCCCCGGAGCAGGGCCCCCCGGGTGAATCCTTTTCATGGACGGAAAAGCTGAAAGCCCTTATGGGTTTAGGCGAAACTCTGGCGGTCTTTGCCCTGGTGATTGTGGGAATTTTCATAGGCTTGTTCACACCCACGGAAGCTGCAGCCATAGGTGCCTTCGGTGTTCTGCTGATCGCTTTGGTCAGACGGCAGCTCACCTGGCAGGGATTTGTAAATTCCGTTCTGGAGGCCCTTCGCACCTCCTGCATGGTCATGATGCTGATCGTGGGGGCCGTGATCCTGAGCAAATTTCTGGCCGTGACACGAATCCCCTTTGAAATCGCCGGATGGGTGGCCGGTCTGGACATTCCCGCTGTGCTGGTCATGAGCGTGATTTTGATCATCTATCTCATCGGCGGCTGTTTTATCGATGCCCTGGCATTAGTCACCCTGACCGTGCCCATTTTCTATCCCGTGGTCCAGCAGTTGGGGTATGATCCCGTCTGGTTCGGGGTGATGATTGTCATGATCACCCAGATGGGGGTAATCACCCCGCCCATCGGCATCAACGTGTACGTGGTTTATGGCGTGGCACAGACCGTGTTCCGGCAAACCATTCCGCTGCAGACAATCTTCATGGGCGTGATTCCTTTTATGGCCGCATTGATTGTGGGCATCATCATTCTGATCCTGTTTCCACAGATCATTTTGTTTCTGCCCAACCTGCTGTATTGA